One region of Carya illinoinensis cultivar Pawnee chromosome 8, C.illinoinensisPawnee_v1, whole genome shotgun sequence genomic DNA includes:
- the LOC122318878 gene encoding glucan endo-1,3-beta-glucosidase 5-like produces the protein MRLLKGVDFAGVLIAMWLLFTVFFMGSVNGIGVNWGTQLTHPLPAATVVKMLKDNGFQKVKLFDADSTILNALRNSGIQVMVGIPNDMLNTLANSVQAAENWVAKNVSAHVSSNGVDIRYVAVGNEPFLETFNGTYEGITLPAVQNIQAALIKAGLSSQIKVTVPLNADVYESSTNIPSQGDFRANIRDTMVQIVKFLNDNGSPFTVNIYPFISLYDNPSFPADYAFFDGTSSPINDDGRIYQDMFSANYDTLVWTLQKIGYGNMSIIVGEIGWPTDGDQNANIQFGQKFNQGFMSRYNAGQGTPMRSGPLDAYLFSLIDEDAKSIQPGNFERHWGLFYFDGSPKYQLSLTTSSNALVGASNVQYLAKQWCVMSPSASLDDPQVAPSVSYACANADCTSLGYGTSCGLLDARGNISYAFNSYYQIQNQVASACKFSGLSILTQTDPSEGDCKFRIMINTPTAAGELSGVGSLQQPVGLLLFLFLLILPML, from the exons ATGAGGTTGTTGAAAGGCGTGGATTTTGCTGGGGTTCTTATCGCCATGTGGTTGCTATTCACTGTGTTTTTTATGGGTTCAGTTAATGGAATCGGAGTTAACTGGGGAACCCAGTTAACACACCCTCTGCCAGCTGCAACGGTGGTGAAGATGCTGAAGGACAACGGTTTTCAGAAAGTTAAGCTCTTTGACGCTGATTCCACGATATTGAACGCTCTGAGGAACTCAGGGATTCAGGTGATGGTTGGTATTCCTAATGACATGCTTAATACTTTGGCTAATAGTGTTCAAGCAGCTGAGAATTGGGTTGCCAAGAATGTTTCGGCGCACGTCTCTTCCAACGGGGTAGACATCAG GTATGTTGCAGTTGGAAATGAACCATTCTTGGAAACGTTTAATGGAACCTACGAAGGAATAACTCTTCCTGCTGTTCAAAATATCCAGGCAGCCCTTATAAAAGCTGGTTTGAGCAGTCAGATTAAAGTCACCGTACCCCTCAATGCTGATGTATACGAGAGTTCAACAAACATACCTTCTCAGGGTGATTTTCGTGCAAACATCCGCGATACCATGGTGCAAATCGTTAAGTTCTTGAATGATAATGGATCTCCTTTCACTGTCAACATCTACCCCTTTATCAGCCTCTATGATAATCCCAGTTTTCCTGCTGACTATGCCTTCTTTGATGGCACTTCATCTCCCATAAATGATGATGGAAGAATATATCAAGACATGTTTAGTGCAAACTATGATACCCTTGTGTGGACCTTGCAGAAAATTGGATATGGAAACATGTCCATAATAGTTGGAGAAATTGGGTGGCCCACTGATGGAGATCAAAACGCAAATATACAATTTGGCCAGAAGTTCAACCAAGGTTTCATGTCCCGGTATAATGCCGGGCAGGGGACACCAATGAGATCCGGTCCCCTAGATGCTTACTTATTCAGTCTTATAGATGAAGATGCCAAAAGCATTCAGCCAGGTAATTTTGAACGCCACTGGGGGCTGTTTTACTTCGATGGATCACCCAAATACCAGCTTAGCCTTACAACCAGCTCGAACGCTTTGGTTGGAGCAAGTAATGTACAGTATCTGGCCAAGCAATGGTGTGTCATGTCCCCCTCGGCTAGTCTTGATGATCCACAGGTTGCACCTAGTGTCAGTTACGCTTGTGCAAACGCCGATTGCACTAGTCTTGGATATGGCACTTCATGCGGACTTTTGGATGCTCGAGGGAATATCTCCTATGCATTTAACAGTTATTATCAAATACAGAATCAGGTTGCCAGTGCCTGCAAGTTCTCAGGCCTTTCAATTCTCACGCAAACAGACCCGTCGGAAGGAGATTGCAAATTTAGGATCATGATCAATACGCCTACAGCTGCAGGGGAGTTGAGTGGAGTTGGATCACTTCAACAGCCTGTTGGTTTGTTGCTGTTTTTGTTCTTGCTTATCTTACCAATGTTGTGA